ATCATCTCGGGCGACCCGGCATCCGCCCCGCGCATTTCCAGGAACCGCTTCAGCCGCACGTCGGTGAAGGCCGTCGTCATGTGGTCCTCGAAATCGCCCACGGTGGGGGTCAGGCCCTCCAGCCCGTCCTGGCGCTCGCCCTTCATCCACGCCCGGAACGACCGCCCCGCCACGTCCAGGATGCGCCCGTCGCGCACGACGAAATACATCGGCACGTCCAGCAGCCATTCGACATAGGGCTCGAACCCGAAGGAGGGCGAGAAGAACAGGTCCGGCATGCCCGACCGCGCAGTGTCGGTATCGGTCCAGATCCGGGCACGGTTGGACATGAACCCGTTCGGCCGCCCCTCGTGGAACGGGGAATTGGCGAACAGCGCCGTCGTCACCGGCTGCAGCGCCAGCGACACGCGCAGCTTGCGCAGCATGTCGGCTTCGGATGCGAAATCCAGGTTGACCTGCACGGTGCAGGTCCGCTGCATCATGTCCAGGCCCAGCGTGCCGACCTTGGGCATGTAGTTCCGCATGATGGCGTAGCGGCTCTTGGGCATCCACGGCATGTCGGCGCGCCGCGCCAGCGGGTGGAAGCCCAGCGGGGCGAAGCCGACCCCCAGCGACCGGGAAATCGGACGGATCGCCTCGAAATGCCGGGCCATCTCGTGCCCCGTATCGTGCAGGCTGGCCAGCGGCGCGCCCGACAGTTCGAACTGCCCCGCCGGCTCCAGCGACACCGACCCGCCGCGCTCGGGCCCGATGCCCTTCAGCCCGATCAGGTTGCCCGCATCATGGATCGCCTCCCACCGCGTGCCGCCATCCTGGCGGTTCAGGTCGGTCAGGATTTCGGCGATGCCGTCGGGGGCGTAGGGCGGCGGCATCCAGGCCGGGCGCGCCGGGCCGGCGGCGGCGGGCAGGACGAAGCCGAATTTCTCGTGCTCGGTGCCGATCCGCCACAGGCCGCGCGGCTTGCCCCCGTCCGCCAGCAGGCGGGCCAGTTGGCTGACCGATTCAATGGGGGTCGTATCTTGCTCGCCGGGGTTCGACATCGTTTCTGCAAAAATCCTAAAAAACGCAACGGATCGGTCAGAGGCCGTGCGGGTCGTAAGCATCAAGGCTTTTGAGGCTGCGCTCTCAGCGCGACCCTGCACCAGACACGCGCCGCAGGCCAGCCCCCATCAGGGACAGGCCACAGGCCACGGCCGTATCGGCCCGCAGGATCAGCCCGCCCAGCGAGATCATCCTGACAAATGGCCGTGCGCGCAACATGTTGACCTCGACATCGGAAAACCCGCCCTCCGGTCCGATCAGCAGTCCGTCGCCATCGGCGACATCCTCGATCCCCCCCGCGCCGCCGCGCCGGTCGGCGCGTTCGGCCGCCACGAACAGACGCCGTTCGGGCGGCCACTCCCCCAGCCGGTCGGCCAGGCGCCGGGGGGCGTCGATCGCGGGCACGTCCAGGCGCTCGCACTGCTCCGCCGCCTCGCCGGCAATGGTTTCCAGGCGTGCTTCGTTGACCCGGTGGGTGTTGGTCCGTTCGGTCAGGACGGGCAGGAATCGTGTGACCCCCAGTTCGGTACCCATGCGCACCACCATGTCCGTCGCATCGCGCTTCAGCGGCGCGAACAGCAGGACCGGCCCCGCAACGGGCTCCGCCGCGCGCCGCTGCCGCAGCAGGCGCACCTGCCCCCGGTCGCGGCGCATCGCCTCGATGCGCGCCAGCCATTCCCCGTCGCGCGGGTTGAACAGGGCGACCTCGTCCCCCACCCCCAGACGCAGCACCGTTCCCAGATAATGCGCCTGTCCCGGCGTCAGGTCCCGCACCGCGTCCGCCTCCATCGGCGGCTGCGTCGCCGGATCGGCGAACAGACGGGGACAATCCTTCATGACGGCACCACTCCACGCGACACACAACCCGGGGCCGCAGCGGGACCTCGGCTCTTGACCGCGTCCCCCCGGCGCCCCATCACACGCGGGCATAGCAGCCCCGCGCGCCGGCGTCATGGCCGGACGGCCCAAGCTGGAGAGACGAGCGTGAATCGATCCCTGCCCCATACCGATATCCGGACCGGAGGATGGATCGCCCGGCTGCCCGTGCCGCTGCGCCCCTACGCGCTGCTGGCGCGGCTGGATCGTCCCATCGGCACGTGGCTGCTGTTCCTGCCCGGCATGTGGGGCATCCTGCTGGCATCCGGCGTCGATGCCCGCACGCGCCTGCGGCTGATCGTGCTGTTCGGCATCGGCAGCGTGGTGATGCGTTCGGCGGGCTGCGTGGTCAACGACATGTGGGATCGCGACATCGACCGGCTGGTGGCGCGGACCGCCGGGCGCCCGCTGGCCTCGGGCGCCCTGCGCATGCGCCAGGCGGCCCTGTTCCTGGCGGGGCTGCTGGTGATCGGGCTGGTGATCCTGCTGCAGCTCAATCCGCTGGCCCGGGTCCTGGGGGCCTCGTCACTGATCCTGGTGGGGCTGTATCCCCTGGCCAAGCGCTTCACCTGGTGGCCGCAACTGGTGATGGGCTTCACGTTCGGCTTCGGCGCGCCGCTGGGCTATGCCGCCGCGACCGGCCGCGTCGATGCCGCCTGGGGCGCGCTCTACGCCGCCACCATCCTGTGGCAACTGGGGTTCGATACGATCTACGGCTTCCAGGACATGGAGGACGACGCCCGCATCGGGGTCAAATCCACGTCGCGCCTGTGGGCGGGGCAGCCGCGCCTCTTCGTCGGCGCCTGCTATGCCCTGGCCGTGGCCGCGCTGCTGCTGGCGGGATGGCTGGCCGGATGCGGCGCGGGCTTCTGGATCGCGATGGCGCTGCCCACCATCGCCCTGGCCTGGCAGGTCGCGCAACTGGACAGTACCGACCCCGCCCGCTGCCTGAGCCTGTTCCGCTTCAACCGCGAAACCGGCCTGGCGATCGCGCTGGCCATCCTGGCCGGACTGGCCGGACAATGACGGCGCCCGCCGATGCCCGCGCCTTCGTCGCGGCCCACACCGCCCTGTCCCACGCCCCCCTGGTGCCGGAGATCGCCCTGCACCTGGCCACCGAGATCACGCCGATCTGGCAGGCGTCGGAAAGCTGGCTGGCGCAGCATGATATCGAACCGCCCTTCTGGGCCTTCGCCTGGCCGGGCGGCCAGTTGCTGGCACGCCATGTCCTGGACAATCCGTCGCTGGTGGCCGGCCGCCGGGTGCTGGATTTCGCGGCCGGATGCGGCATCGCCGCCATCGCCTGCGCCCGCGCCGGCGCCCTGTCGGTCGAAGCGGCCGAGATCGACCCCCTGGCCACCGCCGCCATCGCCCTGAACGCGGACGCGAACGGCGTCACCCTGACCGTCACCGAAGCCGACCTGGTCGGCGCCCCGCCGCGCTGGGACCTGATCCTGTGCGGCGACATCTGCTACGAAAACCCGATGACCGAGCACATCCTGCCCTGGCTGCGCACCGCCGCGCGCACGGCGGAGGTCTGGATCGCCGACCCCGGCCGGGCCTACCTGCCCCGCGCGGGGCTGGAGGTCATCATGACGCGCGACATCGCCACCACGATGGAGCTTGAGGACCGTACGGCCCGCCGTACGACGCTTTACCGGGTGACGTAACGCAGGCGGATCCGGCCGTATGCAGGAACCGCCGGCTGTTCCGTCACCGCAGGGCCCGCAGCCGGCTGGCGCTGAGCAGCGCCGACAGGAAGGCACACGCCGCCGCCAGTTCCATGCAGCGCAGGGTGGGGTCATGGGTGACGAAACCGAAGGTCAGCGCCACGAAGATCGCCCCCATGGTCTGGCCCGACAGGCGCGCGACCGACACCATGCCGCTGGCGCTGCCCGACCGGCCGCGCGGGGCGGACACCATCATCGCGCGATTGTTCGGCGGCTGGAAAATCCCGAACCCGACCCCGGCCAGGCCGATACGCCAGGCAATGTCCAGGTTCCCGGCATCGGGCGGCAGCAGGCACAGCAGGACGAAGCCCGTGCCCGTCACGCACAGGCCGATCGAGGACAGGATGGCCGCCGGCACCCGGTCCGCCACCCGCCCGACGAACAGCGAGATGGCGACGATCCCGACCGGCCAGGGTGTGATCAGCAGGCCGGTGGCCACCGCCGAGCGATGCAGCACCGATTGCAGCGCGAACGGCATGGAAATGATGAAGAAGTTCGACGCGACGAACGCCCCGAACCCCACGCCGAACGCGACCAGGAAATCCGGCACCGCCAGCAGGTCGATCGGCAGCATCGGGTCGGACCGCCCGGCTTGGCGCCGGGCCAGCTGGACGAATGCCCCCGCCCCGCCCGCCAGCAGCCACACCGCCAGCGCGGGCCCGCTGCGATGCACCAGGCTGTCCAGCCCGACGATCACGCCCCCGAACGCCACGACGTTCAGCACCGCGCTGGCCAGGTCGAACGAGGACGGGCTGCGCGGCGTGCGCGGCAGGTAGAACGCGGCCGCCACCATCGCCGCCCCGCCCAGCGGCAGGTTGATCAGGAAGATCCACGGCCAGTCGGCCACCGACAGCACCGCCGAGGCGATGGTGGGCCCCAGCGCCACGCCGGTCGCCACCACCATGCCGTTCAGCGAGATCCCCTTGCCGATCTGGGAATGCGGATAGATGAAGCGGACCAGCGCGATATTGACGCTCATGATGCACGCCCCGCCCACGCCCTGCAGCGCGCGGGCCAGGGCCAGTTCCAGCAGCGTGTGCGACATCGCGCACAGCAGGGACGCGACCACGAAGGTGCCCAGCCCGATCCGGCACAGCCGCGCGAATCCCACCCGCGCGCCCAGCGACGCCAGCGGCAGCAGTGTGGACACGCTGGCAAGCTGGTAGGCGTTGATCACCCAGATGGACGATGACGCGCTGGCATGGATGTCGTGCGCGATGGTGGGCAGCGCCACATTGGCGATGGCATAGTCCAGCACCGACAGCAGCACCGACAGCGCCACGGCGAACATCGCCATCGCCCGCGCCGTGCCGTGCAGGCCTTCACCCTCCGCCAGCGTTCGGCGCGCCGGGGCATCGGGCGCGGACGTATCGGGCACGGACCGCAGCGCCATGGCCGCTCAGCCCGCGCGCAGCGCGCGGCCGAACAGCGCCTGGACCCATCCCATGGCCTGAAGGAACAGCGCCGGGTCGTAGCGCGGCCCCTCGTCCCGCAGGAACGCATGCTGGGCGTTGAGTTCGTGCCATTCGTAGCGGACGCCCGCAGCCTCCAGCGCCTCGCGGATCATCTGCCGCCCGGCGAAGGGGACATGCGGGTCCTGCCGGCCCCAGGTCATCATCACCTCGCCCGGAATCTCGCCCAGCCGCTGCAGCGTGTCGTCGTGCCGTCCCTGCCCCAGGGACGCCGAATGGATGTCGGTGGCATAGAAGCACGCCGCCGCCGACACCGCCGGGTTCATCGCCGCCCGAAAGGCCAGGTGCCCGCCCAGGCAGACCCCCATGGTGCCGATCCGCCCGGTGCAGGCCGGATGCGCCGCCAGCCACGCCACCGCCGCCCGGGCATCGTCGTCGTACGACGCCAGGGGCTTGGCGTATTTCAGTTCGTTGCCCCGGTCGGTGCCCGGCTTGTCGTAGGCCAGCACGGTGCCCGCGGGTTCGTATTCGTGATAGACCTCCGGCACCGCCACCACGTGGCCCAGCCCCGCGACCATGGCGGCCAGCCGGCGGATCGGGGCCGTCACCTGGTAGATCTCGGAGAACAGCACCACGCCGGGAAAGGCCCCGTCCGCCGCCGGACGCAGCACATGCAGCCGCATCGGGCCGCTGGCGGTCGCGATATCGGCGGTTTCGTCCCCGTGGAGGATCATGCTTCCGCTCCCCGTCCTGTCGTGTCCTGCCCCAGGTCACGCAGCCGGCGGCCGGCCATCAGACGCGCCTCGATCTCTTCCAGCGAGACGCCGCGCGTCTCGGGCACGTAGGCCAGGGTGATGATGATGAACAGGCCGTTCATCAGCGCGAACAGCCAGAAGGTACGCGCTTCGCCCAGGGCGGCCATCACGGTCAGGAACACGTTGCTGACCAGCGAGTTCGCCGCCCAGTTGGTGAAGGTCGAGCACGCGATGCCGAAATCGCGCCCGCGCAGCGGCTGGATTTCGGAACACAGGGTCCAGACCAGCGGCCCGGCGCCGATCGCGAAGCCCGCGACGAACAGCAGCAGTGCCCCGACCATGCCGATTTCCTGCGGCAGGGAGTCGCCGCCGAACGCGATCAGTCCGCCCGCGCCCAGCATGGCGAAGGTCATGATCGCGCAGCTGAGGATCAGCAGCGGCCGCCGCCCCCAACGGTCGATGAAGGCGATGGCGAAGCCGGTCGACAGCACGTTGATCAGGCCGATCAGCGCCGTGGCCCAGGTCGCGGCCGACACGCCGAAATGCGCGGCCTGGAATACCTTCGGCGCGTAGTACATCAGGACGTTGATCCCGGTGAGCTGCTGCATGACCTGCAGCATGACCCCCAGCAGGACCGACCGGCGGAAATTCGCGTTGCTGCGGAACAGCGCGAAGCCGCTGCCGCTTTCCTTGCGCAGTTCCTGCGCGATATCGCGAATTTCGGCGTCGGCCTCGGCCGGGTCGGGCCGCAGGTAGCGCATGACCTGGCTGGCCCGGCTGCGCTCGCCCCGCATCATCAGCCAGCGCGGGCTGTCGGGCAGGAACAGGCAGGCGGCGCAGAACAGCGCCGCAGGCACCGCCATCAACCCCAGCATCCAGCGCCAGTGCCCGCCATAGGCCAGCACGCTGTCGGTGACATAGGCCAGGAAGATGCCCAGCGTCACCATCAGCTGGTAGAACGAGATCATGGCGCCGCGCACGGCCTCGGCCGTGACTTCGGAAATATAGAGCGGGGCGGCGAAGGCGGCGATTCCCACCGCCAGGCCCAGCAGGACGCGCCCCACGATCAGCACCGTGATGGACGGCGCCAGGGCGCAGATCATCGACCCGGCCAGGAACAGCAGCGACGCGCCCAGCAGCGCCCGCCGCCGGCCGAACCGGAAGGAAATCCGGCCGGCGACGACCGATCCGACGGTGGCGGCCACCATCATCGAGGACACGATCCATTCCTGCATGCGGGCGGCCGCATGGAATTCGTCGCCGATGAACCCCAGCGCCCCGGCGATGACGCCGGTATCCAGGCCGAACATCAGCCCCGCCATGGCCGCGAGAATGCCGACGACGATCGCCCGGGCCCCGGAGGACGGCACCGAGCCGTTAACGGGCATCGTTCCTGCCGGTCCCTGGTCTGGTGACATCATGGAATCCTTCCCGGTTCTGTTCTTGTGTCGTGGGCGAAACGCCTGGACCGCGCCGCCATTCTTGATCCTGTCAGGCCACAGTTCGGCCGGAATCCCGGTCAATCTGCGTCAAACCGGGGCCGCCGGACAGTCCTTATGATACGAAATACATCCCCGTGGCCAGACGCATCCCGCGGTACCCCCGCGGTGGCAGGAAAAAACACACGGGTCGTGAACTCTTCGTCCTCTCCGGGATATGAGGCCGCGGGCATTGACATCCTGCGGCCCGTGACGCCGTGATACGCGCTCTTTTTCCAGCAGACGTGGTTCCATGTCCTCACTTCTTGCCGTTTCCCTGGCGACCGCCGCCATCGTGGCCGTCGTGCTCCTGATCGGGCGCTATAAACTCAACCCCTTCATCGTGCTGCTGTGCGTGTCGCTGCTGCTGGCCCTGTGCGCCGGCATGCCGCCGCAGAAGGCCGTCACGTCGTTCGAGGCCGGCGCCGGCCACGTGCTGGGCCATATCGCCACCGTGATCGCGCTGGGGACGATGCTGGGCAAGATGCTGGCCGAATCCGGCGGCGCGGACCAGATCGCGCTGACGATCACCCGCGTCGCGGGCAAGGGCCGGATCAGTTGGGCCATGATGGTCATCGGCCTGCTGATCGGCCTGCCGGTGTTCTTCGAGGTCGGCTTCGTGCTGCTGATTCCGCTGGTCTTCACCCTGGCGCGGCGGACATCGACCCCCATGCTGCTGCTGGCGCTGCCGATGGGCGCCGCCCTGTCGGTCACCCACGCGATGATCCCGCCCCATCCGGCCACCCTGCTGGCGCTGTCGGCCTATCACGCCGATACCGGGCGGACGATCTTCTGGGGGGTCATCATCGGTACGCCGATCGCGGCCCTGGCCGGCCCGATCTATGCGAAATTCATCACGCCGCGCATCCAGATCGCCGGCCATGCCGGGCTGGAAGACCAGTTCGCGAGCAAGGACGTCCACGAGAACCTGCCGCCGTTCAGTATCACGGTGCTGACGATCCTCTCGCCGGTCCTGCTGATGCTGCTGGGTTCGGTCGCCGACCTGGTCTCGCAACCCGGCAGCACGGCGAACACCATCCTGCATTTCATCGGCAATACCGACATCGCCCTGCTGCTGGCGACGATCCTGTCCTTCTACGTGCTGGGCCTGGCCCGCGGCTTCTCGCGCGAGACGATCCTGCGCTTCACCAACGAATGCCTGGGGCCCACCGCGCTGATCATGCTGCTGGTGGGCGCGGGCGGCGGCTTCGGCCGCGAACTGGTCGATAGCGGGGTGTCGAAGGCCATCACAGACCTGGCGCTGGGGGCGCATGTGCCGCTGCTGGTGCTGGCCTGGCTGCTGGCGGTGGTGGTGCGCGTGGCCGCCGGGTCCGCCACCGTGGCCATGAGCACGGCGTCCGGCATCGTCGGGCCGATCCTGCTGCACAGCCACGGCACGTCGCCGGAACTGATGGTGCTGGTCACCGGGGCCGGATCGGTGGCGCTGGGGCCGATGAACGACGCCGGGTTCTGGCAGATCAAGGAATATCTGGGCCTGAGCGTAGGGCAGACGATCAAGACCTGGTCGGTCATCGAAACCCTGATCGCCGTCCTGGGGCTGGTGTTCTGCCTGCTGCTGTCGCTGGTGATCCACTGAGGGGGCGCCTGCCCCCTCGTACCCCTGCCTGTTACCCCTGCCCTTCGGCGTAGGGGTTCTTGGTCCCGCGCAGCAGCAGCCGGATCGGCGTGCCGGGCAGGTCGAACGTCTCGCGCAGGCCGTTGACCAGGTAGCGCTGGTAATCCTCGGGCAGTTGCTCGGCCCGGGTGCCGAACAGGATGAAGGTCGGCGGCCGGGCCTTGGCCTGCGTCATGTAGCGCAGCTTCAGCCGCCGCCCGCTGACCAGCGGCGGGCTGTGCCGCTCCAGCATCGCCTCGAACCAGCGGTTCAGCGCCCCGGTCGGAACCCGCTTGTTCCAGGTCGCATGGGCCCGGCGCACCACCGGCAGCAGCTTGTTTACCCCGGCCCCGGTCAGCGCCGAGAACGAAACGACCGGAATGCCGCGCATCTGCGCCAGCGACGTCTCGATCCGGTCGGAGATCGCCTGCCGTGTCGCGATCCGGTCCTCGACCGCGTCCCACTTGTTCAGCGCCAGGACGCAGCACCGGCCCTCGCGCTCGATCAGGCGGGCGATCTGCAGGTCCTGTTCATGCACGCCCAGGGTCGCGTCCAGCGTCAGGACCACCACCTCGGCCATCTTCAGTGCCTCGATGGTGGCGGAAACCGACATCTTCTCCAGCGATTCCTCGATCCGGCCCCGGCGGCGCAGCCCCGCCGTATCGACCAGTTGAATCGGCCCATGCTCGTCATGCAGCAGCACCGTCACCGAATCGCGGGTCAGGCCCGGCTCGGGCCCGGTGATCATCCGCTCCTCGCCCAGCAGGCGGTTCAGCAGGGTCGATTTTCCGGCATTCGGCCGCCCGACGATGGCCAGGCGCAGCGGACCGACGGGACGGTCGTCTTCGTCAGCCTCGCCCGCTTCCGCGTCATCGTCTTCGAACGCCGCGTCCGCCATGCCCCCGGCGACGAGAGCCGGAGCCTGCGGCGGCAGGCGGTCCGCGATCTCGCCCATCAGGTCCGACAGGCCTTCGCCATGTTCGGCGGAAATGGCCAGCGGCGTGCCCAGCCCCAGGGCGAAGGCCTCCATCGCCGCCGCCGCCCCCTGCCGTCCCTCGGCCTTGTTGGCGATCAGCAGCACGGGGCGCCCCTGGCGGCGCAGCCATGCCGCGAAATGCTCGTCGGCCGGGGTGATGCCCGCGCGGGTGTCGATGCAGAACAGGACCAGGTCCGCCTGCGCCACCGCCGATTCCGACGATGCCCGCATGCGGCCGTACAGCGTATCGGCCGCCGCTTCCTCCAGCCCCGCCGTATCGACCAGGCGCACCCGGCGGCCGCGCATCACGGTCTCGGCTTCCTTGCGGTCGCGGGTCACGCCGGGGGTATCGGCAACCAGCGCCTGCCGCCGCCCCACAAGGCGGTTGAACAGGGTCGATTTACCGACATTCGGACGACCGGCGATGACCACCACCGGCAGGTCGTCCCCGGTCGGAACGGAAGGAAGCTTGGCCAATTTTCAACGATATCCTTAGCTATAGGCAATCAGGTGACCGTCGTCGGTCACGATCAGCAGCCGTCCATCGACCACGATCGGCGCCACGCTGGCCACCCCCGGCAGCTTGCCGATGGACAGTAACGCGCCGGTCACCGGATCGATCGTCGCATATCCGGTCTCGGGCAGGGTGCTGACGCAGACCAGCTTGCCCCCCGCCAGGATCGGGCCGGTCCAGGTCACGCCATCCTTCTGCACGTCGACCCTGCGATAGCGGCGGAGCTGGGTGATCCAGCGCACGTGGCCGCTCAACCGGTCGATGCAGGCCAGTTGCTGGTCCAGCGACAGCACGTACAGCCAGTTGTCGACGACCAGCAGGCTGTCCTGCCCTGCGACGGCGCGTTCCCACAGGCGCCGCCCCGAGCGCACATCCAGCGCGACAAGGACCGAAGCGGCACTGATGGCATAGACCGTGCCGTCCACCACCACCGGCATGCCCCGCACGCAGGAAAAATCGACCGTCGTTTCCTGGCCGTTGGTGCTGCCCAGCGTGTCGCTCCAGACCACCTCGCCGCTTTCCGCCCGCAGCGCGACCAGGTCGCCCGACCCGAACCCGGCCACCACCACATCCCCCACCACGGCGGGCGCGGGCTGGCCGAAGATGACGGTGTCCACCGCCGTCGAGGCATAGGTCCACAGCACGTTGCCCGTCGCGGCATCGACGGCGAACAGCCTTTCGTCGATCGTCCCGAAGAACAGGCGCCCGTCCGCGATCGTGGGCGCCGAGCGGCCCGGCGTTCCGGTGTCGATCCGCCATTTCACCCGGCCGGTCGCGACATCGACCGCCACGGTCTGCGCCACGCCGTCGACGATGTACAGCGTGTCGCCCGCGACGCTGAACCCGCCGCCCAGGTTGCTGGACTTCATCTTCTTCGGCTTGGGGACGAAGTGCCACGCTTCGCGCATGCGCGGCCATTCGAACGCCCGGATCACCCCCTGCGCGTCGCTGACGAAGATCCGGCCGCCGGCCACGATCGGCGTCGCCTGCAACACGCCACGCCCGGTATTGCCCAGCGCGGCGTACGACAGAAGCTCGGGTTCGGACACGCCGGCGCCGATGCTCTTCGTCCATTCGCGGCGCATCGCACCGCCCCAGGCCATGTTGATGCCCGCATGGCTGGGCACGCGACCCGGCTGCGGCCATTCCGCGACCGTCGTCTGGGGCGGCAGGACAATCGGCATGTGATCGTCGGGATCGACCATCAGACCCGCGCCGGTGCCCAGCACGTCGACGCGCTTGCCGGCCAGCAGCGGCTTTTCGTCATCATCGCATCCGGCCAGAACCGGCAACATCGCTCCACCAAGAAGCGCATGCCGGCGGGTCAGAACTTTGTTCATGTCAATCCTGCGCTGCAAAAGGAAGAAAGGCCCCGGACCGGCGCGGCCCCAACGGCGACGATTACGACGGGCTGGCATTCAGGGTCTGCAGCAGGCCGCCGGCCCGGCTGCGCAACCCGTCCGGGACATCGGCCTCGGCGCTGAGCTGCGCGAAGCGCCGGCGTGCGTCGGCGGTGCGTCCCTGCCGCAGGTCCAGCATCGCCTCGCACTCGATGGCCAGCGCCCGCCAGGGCTTGCCCACGCCGTCCAGCGTCGTCAGGCGGGACCGCAAGGTCGCCGGATCACCGTCGTCGATCTGGCGCTGGACCCACAGCAGGCTGGCCAGGGACCGCAATTGCGGGTCCGCCGCCCCGTCATCGGCCACCTGGGTCCACAGCGACAGCGCGCCGCGCGTATCGCCGCTCGACGCCAGCAGCGCCGCGCGCTCCAGCCGCGCCAGGGTCCGCAGGCCCGGTGGTGCCGTGTCCAGCGTGGCGAAGCGCTTCAGCGCGTCCTGCTGCTGCGGGGTCAGTCGCGCCGTCTCGCCCGGGACGATCTGGCTGCTGTCGGCCGCATGCAGCGCCGTGAAATAGGTCGCCGCCCAGGCACGGTCGGCCTGCCGGCCACGCCATGCGTGGTACTGCCATCCGCCGACGCCCGCGCCGGCCACCGCCACCACGGCCACCGCTGCCGCGACATAGCGCCGGGCCAGCGCGCGCAGGCGTTCCGCCCGCAAATCGTCGTCGACTTCCCTGAAGATGTCGTCAGCCACGTCTCAACCGCTCTCCGCATACGCAGGCAGACGGGTCACGCCCCGCCCAGCCAAAGGCCGGACCATAGCGGGGTCGGCGCACAGGGGCAACAAACCCCCGTGATCCGCCGTCAATGCTTGTGCGCGAAATGCGCGGCCCCGTCCCGCAATTCGGTGCTCAGGCGGGTGAAATTGCCGGCGATCCGCTGCTGCACCACCAGGCTGCCCTGATGGACCCTGTCCATCCGGGCCCGCGCCTCGGCGCTGATCGCGCCCTCTTCCCGGCCGGCGGCGCTGGCGACGCAGCCATTATAGAGCCGGGCCGCCTTCTCGTACGCCGTCACGGCATCCACGCTGGCGTTATAGTGCGCGGCGGTCGTGTAATCGACCACCGGGGGCCTGGGTTCCTGCCCGCAGGCGGCGGGGGCGGACCACGGGGCATCGGCGGCGCGGGCGGCCGCCACCATGCCCACGGACGTCATGCCCAGGGACGTCATCACACACAGGGACACGGCACAGGCCAGGAACAGGCCCGATACTGGAGCACGCAAGGGATGTCTTCCTTCTTCGATCCGCTTCTTCAGCGATCTTCAGATATATTCGAAGACCATGGCGAAATCAGGGTGCGAAATGCGCAAGCCTGCCGGCCGGCGCGCCCAGGATCGTATCCTCGCGCATGACGGCGTGGCCCCGCACGATCGTCGCCATCGGCCAGCCCGTCACCTCCATCCCGTCGAACGGCGTCCAGCCCGCCGGGGTGGCGATCCAGTCATTGGTGATACGGCGCCGCGCCTTCATGTCCACCAGGGTGAAATCGGCGTCATAGCCCATGGCGATCCGCCCCTTGGCCTGCAGGCCATAGACCCGCGCCGGCCCTGCCGCCATCAGGTCCACCATCCGGCCCAGCGACAGACGCCCGGCATTGACGTGGTCCAGCATGACGGGAACCAGCGTCTGCACCCCCGTCAGCCCCGCCGGGGTGGCGGGCCAGGGCCGCGCCTTCGCCGCCAGGGAATGGGGCGCGTGGTCCGACCCGATCGTGTCCACGGTGCCGTTGCGCACGGCCTCCCAACTGGCCTCGTAATGCCGGCGGTCGCGGATCGGCGGGTTCATGATCGCAAGCGGGCCCAGCGTCTCATAGCATTCGGGGGCGACCTGGGTCAGATGGTTCACCAGCACCTCGACGGTCGCGACGTCGCGATGCGCCGGCAGCCAGTCCAGTTCCTCGGCGGTCGAGGTATGCAGGATATGGACCGGCCGCCCCGCCCGCCGCGCCAGATCCACGATACGCCGCGTGCCCAGGAAGGCGCATTCCTCGTCCCGCCAG
This genomic stretch from Gluconacetobacter diazotrophicus PA1 5 harbors:
- a CDS encoding dihydroorotase yields the protein MHYDLIIRNGVCLLPWGEARTDIGVRSGRIASLTAGVADEADTVIDASGLHVLPGLIDPHVHLRDPGDAAVESIPTGTRAAALGGVTTVFDMPNTAPSVTDAEMLRWKQEYASRESWVDFALYVGATRGNTPRLGEYECFDGVCAIKVFAGSSTGDLMIEDDEGIRQVLENGHRRVAFHSEDEYRLQDRKKLLTEGMSYDSHPFWRDEECAFLGTRRIVDLARRAGRPVHILHTSTAEELDWLPAHRDVATVEVLVNHLTQVAPECYETLGPLAIMNPPIRDRRHYEASWEAVRNGTVDTIGSDHAPHSLAAKARPWPATPAGLTGVQTLVPVMLDHVNAGRLSLGRMVDLMAAGPARVYGLQAKGRIAMGYDADFTLVDMKARRRITNDWIATPAGWTPFDGMEVTGWPMATIVRGHAVMREDTILGAPAGRLAHFAP